Genomic segment of Vibrio natriegens NBRC 15636 = ATCC 14048 = DSM 759:
CGTTGAGCAGGCGCGCTTGCCAGTTCCGGTTGGTGTCGATGGACAGTTGGAGCTCAATATCCACCATGCAACGTATGCTTCTCCTTGGTGTAGTGAAGGGGATGGCACGCTGGTTTGGAGTGCGAGTGGCATACAAAGTCCATTAGGGCGCTTAGATCTCGGTCCGGTCGTAGCCAATTTGAACTGTAAAGACAGCGTGCTGACCGCATCCGGTGAACAAAATAGCCCGCAAGTCTCTGCGGCGTTTTCAGCGGAGTTAATGCCGAATCAGCGTTACTCGACGACAGCATGGTTTAAACCGGGCGCTGAATTCCCTTCTGCGATGGGAGATCAGCTGCAATGGCTCGGTAAGCCAAACGCACAAGGTCAATATGAGTTTGATTACAAAGGGCGCTTTTAAATAAAAGCCTAAAACAGACAAAGAAAAGAGCTGCCAATGTGAAGCTCTTTTTGTTTTTGGATCATGGTAGGCCAAACCCTCCAATTGCTGTACGAGAAAATGCCTCATCCAAACAAAATGAAATAACCAATTGATTTTAAAGTTATCTTTGAGTTTGTGTGCAGCTTGTAAAGCTTTTGGAACATAGTAGGCCAAATGCCCTGATCGCTGTACAGCAATAAAAAGAAAGGCCACGAATTAGATTCGTGGCCTTATAGAAGTTCGCTCTGCTGGAGGAGAGAAAGTTAATCTTTTCGCTGAAGAATATCATTCCAAGGTAATGATTCATCACCTAATACGATGAAGTTAGGGTTTTCCAACGTTTCGCGCTCATTGTAAGACAGAGGTTCCAATTGAGTGCTCAGGATACGACCTCCAGCCTCTTCAACAATGCATTGAGTTGCGGCCGTGTCCCATTCGCCAGTTGGTCCTAAGCGCAGGTAACAGTCCACCGCACCTTCAGCAACTAAACACGCTTTTAACGCAGCAGAGCCAAGTGGGATCAGTTCATAATTCCAGGCGCTGCTCATGCGGTTGGTGATGCGGTTGATGTCCTGACGACGGCTGATGGCAATCGCAATATTTTGACCGGGATGCTCATGTTTATGAGTGTGGATTCTCACGCTCTCCGACATGTCGGGAATTTTCCATGCCCCTTTCCCGCTGTAGGCATAATAAGTGACACCGGATACCGGGCCATAAACAACACCGAGCGTCGGCTTGTTATTGTCGACTAAGGCGATAATCGTCGCGAAGTCGCCACTGCGTGCAATGAATTCCTGAGTACCATCGAGAGGGTCTACCAGCCAATAGCGTTGCCATTGAGCACGTTTTGACAGGCTGATGTCTGCGTCTTCTTCAGACAATACAGGAATATCCGGAGTCAGTTCGCTCAGGCGTTCAATGATGAACTTGTGTGCAGCGATATCAGCGCTGGTCACCGGAGTTTCATCACTTTTGGTGTATTCTTCGTATTGCTTTTTTTGATAGATATCGAGGATCAATTGCCCGGCGCTGCGGGCGATCTCAATAACTTGAGGGAGCAGGTGAGATAGATCTTTTGTCATTGGCATAGGTGATTGTCCTTACTCACAACGATGAATTGGCTCTGTTGTTGTTATTGGTTACTGTTGCGAGTGGTATTGCGTAAATGTTTCAGTGCTAACATCAATGCGGTGATGCTGCGTGCTTCACAGAAATCCATGTGCGTGATGAGCTCTTCAGCCTGTGCCAGTGGCCAGCGCACAATTTCTAATGGCTCAGGTTCGTCGCCTTCTTGTTTTTCCGGATACAACGCCTGACCTAAAAACAGGGTCATTTTGCTCGAAAAGTAAGAGGGTGCGAGGATAACTTGTTTTAAAGCGGTTAATTGATTACAGCCAAAACCGATTTCTTCTTTCAGCTCGCGGTCTGCCGCCTCATGTGGCGTTTCTCCCGCATCAATTAGACCTTTGGGAAAACCCAACTCATACCGTTCTGTACCAGCCGCGTACTCGCGTACCAACAGGAGATCGCCCTGTTCGGTAACAGGAACAACCATAACGGCATCTCGGCCACTAGGTTTCATACGCTCGTAAGTGCGATGTTCGCCATTAGAAAAGCGAAGGTCGAGGGCTTCCACTGCAAACAGCTTAGACTTTGCGACCGTCTGGCAAGAGAGAATCTCTGGTGGGGTCCTTTTCGACATAGCGCTGGCTCCTTGGTGTCGTTGGGTTTTTACGAGGTGCGTAAGATTCTTAATATATGAAAAGTCTGCCTGAGTTGCTAGCTGGAATTTATCGCTCTGGCGAATGCTAGATACAAAAACGGGAGACCTGAGTCTCCCATTTTCAATGACAGTACTTACCTTAGTAGTAAGAGTGGTCACCACGATCGTGTTCTGTAGCATCGCGAACCGCAGTTAGTTCACCAGAGAACTGGTTTAGTAGTTCTTTTTCGATGCCTTCTTTCAGTGTTACGTCGACCATTGAACAGCCGTTACAGCCGCCACCAAATGCAACGATAGCAACACCTTCATCAGTGATTTCAACCAGACTTACGTGACCGCCGTGGCCAGCAAGCTGTGGGTTCACCTGAGTTTGGATAGCGTATTCAACACGCTCAACAAGCGGTGCATCATCCGACACTTTACGCATTTTAGCGTTTGGCGCTTTTAGCGTTAGTTGAGAACCCATTTTGTCTGTAACGAAGTCGATTTCAGCGTCTTCAAGGAATGGCAGGCTCAACTCATCAACGTATGCTGAAAAGCCGCTGTATGGGAGCACTGTGTCAGTTCCTTCCACCGCTTCAGGTGGGCAGTAAGACACACCACATTCAGCGTTTTGTGTACCTGGGTTTACAACGAAAATACGAATGTTAGTCCCTTCTGGCTGTTGACCGAGAAGATTAGCGAAATGCGTTTGCGCAGTTTCTGTAATAGTAATATTTGACACGACAATACCCGAGTAAATTTGTAGGTTACTGCTGCTATTCTACTCTTGTTGACGTATGGGTCTAGCTTTTTTGCTGATAAGGCATAGTGAATCGGTCTAGAGCGAAGTAGGAGCAGGTGTTCTGCAGATGCAGTAAATATCGATGCTTTCTACACCAACTTCAAGTAGTAATTGGCATAATTGTCGTACCGTACTGCCCGTTGTGACGACATCATCGACAATCGCCACGTGTTTATAAATCGGCTTTTTATTGAGGGTAAACGCACCTTGCAAGTTTTGCTCTCGTTGGGTTTTAGTATGGCCTCTCTGAGAGTTTGCGTATTGGATACGACGAAATACTTTAGGGTCAAAATGGCGATGCAGATGGGCTGCCAAGTGTCTGGCAAGTACATCACTTTGATTGAATCCACGCGATAAATAGCGTCGCCAGTGCAGTGGAACGCTGGTAATCAGTGTCGCTGGAGAAGAAATACGTGCCGCGAGCAATTGCGTTAATGCTTCTACGTGCCAACTCTCGCCATGATCTTTAAAGCGTTGAACCTCGCGTGACAGAGGAAACGCATAGTCTCCGAGAGTGATGAGTCGCTGCCAGGGCGGTGGTTCGGCCAAGCACTCGCCACACACCGTGTCGCTCCTTTCTGTTTCCTGCATAGCCAAACCACAATGTTGGCACCTTCTAATCGGATTAAGATACTGAAAACAATGGCTACACCAACGAAGAGCGTTCGGTGATTGTGCTGTTTTCAGTGGCAGCCTGCACAAACCACATTGACTACCGAGCACGCGACGCATGATGTTTTGCCAGTGATGAGATAACATACAACTTATTCAGGTAGAGGTTTTGCACAGACTAACGCCGGGATGTAAGCGTAAGGAATAAGTTAAGTGGGAGAGATTGAGAGCATGAGCACGAATTTACACTGGCAGTCGTTTGGTCAGGGACCAGATTTGGTGTTACTGCATGGCTGGGGAATGAATGGCGCGGTTTGGCAACAAACCATCGAGTCCCTTCAGTGCAGTTTTCGGGTGCACGTGGTTGATCTTCCAGGATACGGCCACAGCGCTGAACATCATGGCGAAGATTTAGCTCATATTGCTCAGATGGTGCTTGAAGACGCGCCAGAAAAAGCGGTTTGGCTGGGCTGGTCATTAGGCGGTTTGGTGGCGACTCATATTGCGCTTAACGCACCAGAGCGCGTGAATAAACTCATCACTGTGGCGAGCTCTCCTAAATTTGCGGCAGAGAAAACATGGCGTGGCATTCAGCCTAAGGTTTTGAGTGCTTTTACCGAGCAGTTGCTGGAAGATTTTTCACT
This window contains:
- a CDS encoding type II secretion system protein N, with the protein product MKRVVLYAGIFIVCFSVSLLMGLPVSWIVKQSPKVSGLDIQGVQGTIWQGQASNVRWQRQNLGEVNWDFQWSALFTGKAEFAVRFGRGSDMDVRGRGLVGYGLFGDAYAKDLVASVPAIKVVEQARLPVPVGVDGQLELNIHHATYASPWCSEGDGTLVWSASGIQSPLGRLDLGPVVANLNCKDSVLTASGEQNSPQVSAAFSAELMPNQRYSTTAWFKPGAEFPSAMGDQLQWLGKPNAQGQYEFDYKGRF
- the cysQ gene encoding 3'(2'),5'-bisphosphate nucleotidase CysQ produces the protein MPMTKDLSHLLPQVIEIARSAGQLILDIYQKKQYEEYTKSDETPVTSADIAAHKFIIERLSELTPDIPVLSEEDADISLSKRAQWQRYWLVDPLDGTQEFIARSGDFATIIALVDNNKPTLGVVYGPVSGVTYYAYSGKGAWKIPDMSESVRIHTHKHEHPGQNIAIAISRRQDINRITNRMSSAWNYELIPLGSAALKACLVAEGAVDCYLRLGPTGEWDTAATQCIVEEAGGRILSTQLEPLSYNERETLENPNFIVLGDESLPWNDILQRKD
- the nudE gene encoding ADP compounds hydrolase NudE gives rise to the protein MSKRTPPEILSCQTVAKSKLFAVEALDLRFSNGEHRTYERMKPSGRDAVMVVPVTEQGDLLLVREYAAGTERYELGFPKGLIDAGETPHEAADRELKEEIGFGCNQLTALKQVILAPSYFSSKMTLFLGQALYPEKQEGDEPEPLEIVRWPLAQAEELITHMDFCEARSITALMLALKHLRNTTRNSNQ
- the nfuA gene encoding Fe-S biogenesis protein NfuA, whose protein sequence is MSNITITETAQTHFANLLGQQPEGTNIRIFVVNPGTQNAECGVSYCPPEAVEGTDTVLPYSGFSAYVDELSLPFLEDAEIDFVTDKMGSQLTLKAPNAKMRKVSDDAPLVERVEYAIQTQVNPQLAGHGGHVSLVEITDEGVAIVAFGGGCNGCSMVDVTLKEGIEKELLNQFSGELTAVRDATEHDRGDHSYY
- a CDS encoding ComF family protein, with translation MLSHHWQNIMRRVLGSQCGLCRLPLKTAQSPNALRWCSHCFQYLNPIRRCQHCGLAMQETERSDTVCGECLAEPPPWQRLITLGDYAFPLSREVQRFKDHGESWHVEALTQLLAARISSPATLITSVPLHWRRYLSRGFNQSDVLARHLAAHLHRHFDPKVFRRIQYANSQRGHTKTQREQNLQGAFTLNKKPIYKHVAIVDDVVTTGSTVRQLCQLLLEVGVESIDIYCICRTPAPTSL
- the bioH gene encoding pimeloyl-ACP methyl ester esterase BioH; amino-acid sequence: MSTNLHWQSFGQGPDLVLLHGWGMNGAVWQQTIESLQCSFRVHVVDLPGYGHSAEHHGEDLAHIAQMVLEDAPEKAVWLGWSLGGLVATHIALNAPERVNKLITVASSPKFAAEKTWRGIQPKVLSAFTEQLLEDFSLTIERFMALQAMGSPSARKDVKLLKQAVLSRPQPNPDSLLVGLNILADVDLRDALTSLTMPMLRLYGRLDGLVPIKVASDLNEQLPHTEHGIFSQSSHAPFMTEHDAFCAQVREFAVR